One Cryptosporangium aurantiacum DNA window includes the following coding sequences:
- the ilvN gene encoding acetolactate synthase small subunit translates to MSKHTLSVLVENKPGVLARVSGLFSRRGFNIHSLAVGPTEHPDISRMTVVVTVEGLALEQVTKQLNKLVNVIKIVELDTSVSVQRELMLVKVRTDPQTRSHVLETVELFRAHVVDVSTDSVTIEATGTAEKLEALVRVLEPFGIKEMVQSGMVAIGRGPRSIAAPSVALRSVERSA, encoded by the coding sequence ATGAGCAAGCACACGCTCTCGGTGCTGGTCGAGAACAAGCCGGGCGTCCTCGCTCGGGTGTCCGGCCTGTTCAGCCGCCGCGGGTTCAACATCCACTCGCTCGCGGTCGGGCCGACCGAGCACCCCGACATCTCCCGGATGACCGTGGTCGTCACCGTGGAGGGCCTGGCGCTCGAGCAGGTCACCAAGCAGCTGAACAAGCTGGTCAACGTGATCAAGATCGTCGAGCTCGACACCTCGGTGTCGGTCCAGCGCGAGCTGATGCTCGTCAAGGTCCGCACCGACCCGCAGACCCGTTCGCACGTTCTGGAGACGGTCGAGCTGTTCCGCGCCCACGTCGTCGACGTGTCCACCGATTCGGTCACGATCGAGGCGACCGGCACCGCCGAGAAGCTCGAGGCGCTCGTGCGGGTGCTGGAGCCGTTCGGCATCAAGGAGATGGTGCAGTCCGGCATGGTCGCGATCGGGCGTGGACCCCGGTCGATCGCAGCGCCCTCAGTGGCATTGCGTAGCGTCGAACGCAGCGCCTGA
- the ilvC gene encoding ketol-acid reductoisomerase, whose amino-acid sequence MASENLRAELFYDDDADLSIIQGRKVAVLGYGSQGHAHALSLRDSGVDVRVGLPEGSKSRPKAEEAGLRVLTPAEASAEADVIMVLAPDTAQRTIYANDIAPNLKEGDALLFGHGLNIRYDLIKPPAGVDVALIAPKGPGHLVRRQFVDGKGVPVLVAVEQDASGNALALALSYAKGIGGTRAGAIKTTFKEETETDLFGEQAVLCGGVEELVKAGFETLTQAGYQPEVAYFECLHELKLIVDLMYEGGIARMNYSVSDTAEYGGYVSGPRVIGDESKKAMKQVLAEIQDGTFARNWIAEDDNGRANFLKLREENAADPIEVTGQKLRGLMSWVDRPITETA is encoded by the coding sequence ATGGCCTCTGAAAACCTCCGCGCCGAGCTCTTCTACGACGACGACGCGGACCTGTCGATCATCCAGGGCCGCAAGGTCGCCGTGCTCGGTTACGGCAGCCAGGGCCACGCCCACGCGCTGAGCCTGCGTGACTCCGGCGTCGACGTCCGCGTCGGTCTGCCGGAGGGCTCCAAGAGCCGCCCGAAGGCGGAGGAGGCCGGCCTGCGCGTCCTCACTCCGGCCGAGGCCAGCGCCGAGGCGGACGTGATCATGGTGCTCGCGCCGGACACCGCGCAGCGCACGATCTACGCGAACGACATCGCCCCGAACCTGAAGGAGGGCGACGCCCTGCTCTTCGGGCACGGCCTCAACATCCGGTACGACCTGATCAAGCCCCCGGCGGGCGTCGACGTCGCCCTGATCGCGCCGAAGGGCCCCGGTCACCTCGTCCGTCGTCAGTTCGTCGACGGCAAGGGCGTTCCGGTGCTGGTCGCGGTCGAGCAGGACGCCTCCGGCAACGCGCTGGCGCTCGCGCTCTCCTACGCGAAGGGCATCGGCGGCACCCGGGCCGGCGCGATCAAGACCACGTTCAAGGAGGAGACCGAGACCGACCTGTTCGGCGAGCAGGCGGTTCTCTGCGGCGGCGTGGAGGAGCTGGTCAAGGCCGGTTTCGAGACGCTGACCCAGGCCGGTTACCAGCCGGAGGTCGCGTACTTCGAGTGCCTCCACGAGCTGAAGCTGATCGTCGACCTGATGTACGAGGGCGGCATCGCGCGGATGAACTACTCGGTCAGCGACACCGCCGAGTACGGCGGCTACGTCTCCGGCCCGCGGGTGATCGGCGACGAGTCGAAGAAGGCCATGAAGCAGGTGCTCGCCGAGATCCAGGACGGGACGTTCGCCCGCAACTGGATCGCCGAGGACGACAACGGCCGGGCGAACTTCCTCAAGCTCCGCGAGGAGAACGCCGCCGACCCGATCGAGGTCACCGGCCAGAAGCTCCGCGGCCTGATGTCGTGGGTCGACCGCCCCATCACCGAGACTGCCTGA
- the serA gene encoding phosphoglycerate dehydrogenase: MPQPSEKNQPVVLVAEELAPSALDVLARDFEVRHVDGADRPALLAALADADAVLVRSATQIDTAALAAAPLLKVVARAGVGLDNIDVPAATARGVMVVNAPTSNIVSAAEQAIALLLASARNVAPAHAALRGGEWKRSRYTGVEISDKTIGVVGLGRIGVLFAQRMAAFGTRLIAYDPYVQPTRAAQIGVRLVSLEELLAESDFISIHLPKTAETVGLIGEKELRLVKPSVRIVNAARGGLVDEKALYDALVEGRVAGAGLDVYATEPCTDSPLFGLENVVATPHLGASTVEAQDKAGLAVARSVRLALSGEFVPDAVNVQAGGVVAEEVRPALPLAEKLGRVFTALASGLAQSITIDVRGDIAEYDVSVLELAALKGVFADIVEESVTFVNAPLLAKERGVEVGLTTESDSPEYRNLVTVSGVLADGRTLSVSGTLSGPRLVQKLTSIDGFDIDLVPVGHLLFLQYSDRPGVVGTLGVLLGDAGVNIAGMQVARAFSGGESLMALAVDQAVPVDLVQRLAAAIGAHAASTVDLSGV, encoded by the coding sequence GTGCCTCAGCCTTCCGAGAAGAACCAGCCTGTCGTCCTCGTCGCCGAGGAGCTCGCACCGTCCGCGCTCGACGTGCTCGCCCGTGACTTCGAGGTGCGGCACGTCGACGGCGCCGACCGCCCCGCGTTGCTCGCGGCCCTCGCCGACGCGGACGCGGTCCTGGTTCGCAGCGCCACCCAGATCGACACGGCGGCCCTCGCGGCGGCGCCCCTGCTGAAGGTCGTGGCCCGGGCCGGCGTCGGATTGGACAACATCGACGTCCCGGCCGCGACCGCGCGTGGCGTCATGGTCGTCAACGCGCCCACGTCGAACATCGTGTCGGCGGCCGAGCAGGCGATCGCGCTGCTGCTGGCCAGCGCGCGCAACGTGGCCCCGGCGCACGCCGCACTCCGCGGCGGGGAGTGGAAGCGTTCGCGCTACACCGGAGTCGAGATCTCCGACAAGACGATCGGCGTCGTCGGCCTGGGCCGGATCGGCGTGCTGTTCGCGCAGCGTATGGCCGCGTTCGGGACCCGGCTGATCGCGTACGACCCGTACGTCCAGCCGACGCGCGCGGCGCAGATCGGCGTCCGGCTGGTGAGCCTGGAGGAGCTGCTCGCCGAGAGCGACTTCATCTCGATCCACCTGCCGAAGACCGCCGAGACCGTCGGACTGATCGGGGAGAAGGAGCTACGGCTCGTCAAACCGTCCGTCCGCATAGTGAACGCCGCCCGGGGCGGGCTCGTCGACGAGAAAGCCCTGTACGACGCGCTCGTCGAGGGCCGCGTCGCCGGCGCGGGCCTGGACGTCTACGCCACCGAGCCGTGCACCGACTCGCCGCTGTTCGGGCTGGAGAACGTCGTCGCGACGCCGCACCTCGGGGCGTCCACGGTGGAGGCGCAGGACAAGGCAGGACTGGCTGTCGCGCGCAGCGTCCGGCTGGCGTTGAGCGGCGAGTTCGTGCCGGACGCGGTGAACGTGCAGGCCGGCGGCGTGGTCGCGGAGGAGGTGCGGCCCGCGCTGCCGCTCGCGGAGAAGCTCGGCCGGGTGTTCACCGCGCTGGCCAGCGGGCTGGCGCAGTCGATCACGATCGACGTCCGGGGCGACATCGCCGAGTACGACGTCAGCGTGTTGGAGCTGGCCGCGCTCAAGGGCGTGTTCGCGGACATCGTCGAGGAGTCGGTGACGTTCGTGAACGCGCCGCTGCTGGCCAAGGAACGCGGCGTCGAGGTGGGGCTGACCACCGAGTCCGACAGCCCGGAGTACCGGAACCTGGTGACGGTCTCCGGTGTGCTCGCCGACGGCCGGACGCTGAGCGTTTCGGGCACGCTGTCCGGGCCGCGACTCGTCCAGAAACTCACCAGCATCGACGGGTTCGACATCGACCTGGTCCCCGTCGGGCACCTGCTGTTCCTGCAGTACTCGGACCGGCCCGGCGTGGTCGGCACGCTCGGCGTCCTGCTCGGGGACGCTGGGGTGAACATCGCGGGCATGCAGGTGGCGCGGGCCTTCAGCGGTGGGGAGTCGCTGATGGCGCTCGCCGTCGACCAGGCGGTGCCGGTCGACCTCGTGCAGCGGCTCGCTGCGGCGATAGGAGCTCATGCGGCGAGCACCGTCGACCTGTCCGGAGTATGA
- a CDS encoding 3-isopropylmalate dehydrogenase, translating to MSTNLAVIGGDGIGPEVVAEGLKVLGAVLPGVSTTDYDLGARRYHATGEVLPDSVQDELAGHDAILLGAVGDPGVPPGVLERGLLLKLRFAFDHFVNLRPARLYPGVSSPLNGVKPGDIDFVVVREGTEGLYVGAGGVLAKGTPREVATEESLNSRSGVERVIRDAYARAAARPRRKLTLVHKNNVLVNAGNLWARTFAEVGKEFPDVATDYLHVDAASMFFITQPQRFDVVVTDNLFGDILTDIAAAISGGIGLAASGNINPTKAFPSMFEPVHGSAPDIAGQGIADPTATILSVALLLQHLGHTEAAEKVENAVADDLAAREPGVPVRTAEVGDRIASRVS from the coding sequence ATGAGCACGAACCTCGCGGTGATCGGCGGAGACGGTATCGGCCCCGAGGTGGTGGCCGAAGGACTGAAGGTGCTCGGTGCGGTGTTGCCGGGCGTCAGCACCACCGACTACGACCTCGGTGCCCGCCGCTACCACGCCACCGGCGAAGTGCTGCCGGACTCCGTCCAGGACGAGCTGGCCGGCCACGACGCGATCCTGCTCGGCGCCGTCGGCGACCCGGGCGTGCCGCCGGGCGTCCTCGAGCGAGGGCTGCTGCTGAAGCTGCGGTTCGCGTTCGACCACTTCGTGAACCTGCGGCCGGCCCGGCTCTACCCGGGTGTGTCCAGCCCGCTGAACGGCGTGAAGCCCGGCGACATCGACTTCGTCGTGGTCCGCGAGGGCACCGAGGGTCTCTACGTCGGCGCCGGTGGGGTGCTGGCCAAGGGCACCCCGCGTGAGGTCGCCACCGAGGAGAGCCTCAACTCCCGCAGCGGCGTCGAGCGGGTGATCCGGGACGCCTACGCCCGCGCGGCTGCCCGCCCACGGCGGAAGCTGACTCTCGTCCACAAGAACAACGTGCTGGTGAACGCAGGGAACCTGTGGGCACGGACCTTCGCCGAGGTGGGCAAGGAGTTCCCGGACGTCGCCACCGACTACCTGCACGTCGACGCGGCGAGCATGTTCTTCATCACCCAGCCGCAGCGGTTCGACGTCGTGGTCACCGACAACCTGTTCGGCGACATCCTGACCGACATCGCGGCCGCGATCAGCGGTGGCATCGGGCTCGCCGCGAGCGGCAACATCAACCCGACGAAGGCGTTCCCGTCGATGTTCGAGCCGGTGCACGGCTCCGCGCCGGACATCGCCGGCCAGGGCATCGCCGACCCGACCGCCACGATCCTGTCGGTGGCGCTGCTGCTGCAGCACCTCGGGCACACCGAGGCTGCCGAGAAGGTCGAGAACGCGGTCGCCGACGACCTGGCAGCGCGCGAGCCGGGCGTACCCGTGCGCACTGCCGAGGTAGGCGACCGCATCGCCTCCCGCGTGAGCTGA
- a CDS encoding branched-chain amino acid aminotransferase, which produces MSSTLDFDVRPTTNPAGAEQRAALLVDPGFGRVFTDHMVTIKYAEGKGWYDARLEPYGPISLDPATAALHYGQEIFEGLKVYRHPDGELGLFRPEQNARRFNRSAARLAMPQLPEELFLESIRILVEHDKEWVPSAPETSLYLRPFMFATDPYLGVRPAQEYLYVLIASPVGAYFPRGVEPVSVWLSTDYTRAAPGGTGEAKCAGNYAASLVAQAQAAAQGCDQVVWLDAIEHKYIEEMGGMNLYFILDGDTLVTPELNGSLLPGVTRDSILLLAEEFGLRTEVRRISTDEWRESAASGRMTEAFACGTAAVITPVGHVKSSDGEFTVADGGSGEVTMKLRGKLLDIQHGRTDDTHGWVTRL; this is translated from the coding sequence ATGAGCAGCACCCTGGACTTCGACGTTCGCCCGACCACGAACCCGGCCGGCGCCGAGCAGCGGGCAGCCCTGCTGGTCGACCCCGGTTTCGGTCGGGTGTTCACCGACCACATGGTGACGATCAAGTACGCCGAGGGAAAGGGCTGGTACGACGCTCGGCTCGAGCCGTACGGGCCGATCAGCCTCGACCCGGCGACCGCCGCGCTCCACTACGGGCAGGAGATCTTCGAGGGCCTCAAGGTCTACCGGCACCCCGACGGTGAGCTCGGGCTGTTCCGGCCGGAGCAGAACGCCCGCCGGTTCAACCGCTCGGCGGCCCGGCTGGCGATGCCGCAGCTACCCGAGGAGCTGTTCCTCGAGTCGATCCGGATCCTCGTCGAGCACGACAAGGAGTGGGTGCCCAGCGCCCCGGAGACGAGCCTCTACCTGCGGCCGTTCATGTTCGCGACCGACCCGTACCTGGGCGTCCGTCCGGCGCAGGAGTACCTGTACGTGCTGATCGCCTCGCCGGTCGGCGCGTACTTCCCGCGCGGCGTCGAGCCGGTGAGCGTCTGGCTCTCGACCGACTACACCCGGGCCGCGCCGGGCGGCACCGGCGAGGCGAAGTGCGCCGGAAACTACGCCGCGAGCCTGGTGGCACAGGCCCAGGCTGCTGCGCAGGGCTGCGACCAGGTGGTCTGGCTGGACGCGATCGAGCACAAGTACATCGAGGAGATGGGCGGGATGAACCTGTACTTCATCCTCGACGGCGACACGCTCGTCACGCCCGAACTCAACGGGTCGCTGCTGCCCGGCGTCACCCGGGACAGCATCCTGCTGCTGGCCGAGGAGTTCGGTCTGCGCACCGAGGTGCGGCGGATCTCCACCGACGAGTGGCGCGAGTCGGCCGCCAGCGGGCGGATGACCGAGGCGTTCGCGTGCGGCACCGCCGCGGTGATCACGCCGGTCGGGCACGTGAAGAGCTCGGACGGTGAGTTCACGGTCGCCGACGGCGGATCCGGCGAGGTGACGATGAAGCTGCGCGGCAAGCTCCTCGACATCCAGCACGGCCGGACCGACGACACGCACGGCTGGGTCACCCGCCTCTGA
- a CDS encoding DUF2252 domain-containing protein has product MSDTSASALIEAIAARPAEERSEQLIKILVDTFEPLIEAAPAAFRTKFRKMAADPFAFYRGSACIFYADVTDERIDVEDPWTDERTRRVWIQGDLHCQNFGTYMDSSGVLVFDVNDYDEAYVGHYTWDLQRLAASLALLGFGKALSDGTIERMIRTVSDAYLGTVRRFVAHHGDEEFRLTLDSATGVLRDVLLDSRMQTRIALLQRTTTIRNSDRVFREGPGVRLLESSEKELVEAAFRQYLETIPAGKRKDVHSYVVKDIVGRSGFGIGSAGLPAYNLLVEGATQALENDVVLSMKQGNIAAPSRVVHDASIAGYFRHHGHRTVVSQRALQAHADPWLGWTEINGVGQVVQELSPYENDIDWSDVNEPADIMPLLDQLGQAVAKVHCVSDADSEQSLVKFQTEDAIVTAVGDRDDEFAADLVAFGLGYARQVRDDHRYFVDAFRNGRIPGVDGG; this is encoded by the coding sequence GTGAGCGACACGTCAGCGTCCGCGCTGATCGAGGCGATCGCGGCCCGTCCCGCCGAGGAGCGGTCAGAGCAGCTGATCAAGATCCTCGTCGACACGTTCGAGCCGCTGATCGAGGCCGCGCCCGCCGCGTTCCGCACGAAGTTCCGGAAAATGGCGGCCGACCCGTTCGCGTTCTACCGGGGCAGCGCGTGCATCTTCTACGCCGACGTCACCGACGAGCGGATCGACGTCGAGGACCCGTGGACCGACGAGCGCACCCGCCGGGTCTGGATCCAGGGTGACCTGCACTGCCAGAACTTCGGCACGTACATGGACTCGTCCGGCGTGCTGGTGTTCGACGTCAACGACTACGACGAGGCTTACGTCGGTCACTACACCTGGGACCTGCAGCGGCTCGCGGCCAGCCTCGCGCTGCTCGGCTTCGGAAAAGCCTTGTCGGACGGCACGATCGAACGAATGATCCGCACGGTGTCCGACGCGTACCTGGGCACCGTACGGCGGTTCGTCGCGCACCACGGCGATGAGGAGTTCCGGCTCACGCTGGACAGTGCCACCGGCGTGCTCCGGGACGTCCTGCTCGACTCGCGGATGCAGACCCGGATCGCGTTGCTGCAGCGCACCACGACGATCCGCAACTCCGACCGGGTGTTCCGCGAGGGCCCGGGGGTGCGGCTGCTGGAGTCGTCGGAGAAGGAGCTGGTCGAAGCCGCTTTCCGCCAGTACCTGGAGACGATTCCGGCGGGGAAGCGGAAAGATGTTCACAGCTACGTGGTGAAGGACATCGTCGGGCGGTCCGGGTTCGGGATCGGGTCGGCGGGGCTACCCGCGTACAACCTGCTGGTGGAAGGCGCCACGCAGGCGCTGGAGAACGACGTCGTGCTGTCGATGAAGCAGGGCAACATCGCAGCGCCCAGCCGGGTCGTGCACGACGCTTCGATCGCCGGCTACTTCCGGCATCATGGGCACCGCACGGTGGTGTCGCAGCGGGCGCTGCAGGCGCACGCCGACCCGTGGCTGGGGTGGACCGAGATCAACGGTGTCGGGCAGGTCGTGCAGGAGCTGTCGCCGTACGAGAACGACATCGACTGGTCGGACGTGAACGAGCCGGCCGACATCATGCCGCTGCTCGACCAGCTCGGACAGGCGGTGGCGAAGGTTCACTGCGTGTCGGACGCCGACAGCGAGCAGAGTCTGGTGAAGTTCCAGACCGAGGACGCGATCGTCACCGCGGTCGGTGACCGGGACGACGAGTTCGCCGCCGATCTGGTGGCGTTCGGGCTGGGGTACGCGCGGCAGGTCCGCGATGACCACCGGTACTTCGTCGACGCGTTCCGCAACGGGCGCATCCCCGGCGTCGACGGGGGCTAG
- a CDS encoding FadR/GntR family transcriptional regulator has translation MARTLFRPVRDGNAFEATVERLATAIRLGAVTDRLPPERELATMLGVSRMTLRDALQALADAGYVTSRRGRGGGTFVRFRLPADQDAHAVARSMGETLTHALDYRRIIEPGAAALAAETTLSAAEQQYLTGCLAEVADATEDAVRRRADSRLHLAIASVTGNAPLIAAVADVQGRLSGLLELIPVLRHNIAHSDAQHAEIVEAILAGDRERAAATMTRHCDGTAALLRGFLR, from the coding sequence TTGGCGCGGACGTTGTTCCGGCCGGTGCGGGACGGGAACGCGTTCGAGGCGACCGTCGAGCGGCTGGCGACCGCGATCCGGCTCGGCGCGGTCACCGACCGGCTGCCGCCCGAGCGCGAACTCGCCACGATGCTGGGCGTCAGCCGGATGACGCTCCGGGACGCCCTGCAAGCGCTCGCCGACGCCGGCTACGTCACGTCGCGGCGCGGCCGGGGCGGCGGCACGTTCGTCCGGTTCCGGCTCCCCGCCGACCAGGACGCCCACGCGGTCGCGCGCTCGATGGGGGAGACGCTGACCCACGCACTGGACTACCGCCGGATCATCGAACCCGGCGCTGCGGCGCTCGCCGCCGAGACGACGCTGTCGGCCGCCGAGCAGCAGTACCTCACCGGCTGCCTCGCCGAGGTCGCCGATGCCACCGAGGACGCCGTCCGCAGGCGCGCCGATTCGCGGCTGCACCTGGCGATCGCGAGCGTGACCGGCAACGCGCCGCTGATCGCCGCCGTTGCCGACGTTCAGGGGCGGCTCTCCGGGCTGCTGGAGCTGATCCCGGTGCTCCGGCACAACATCGCGCACTCCGACGCCCAGCACGCCGAGATCGTCGAGGCGATCCTGGCCGGTGACCGCGAGCGAGCCGCCGCCACGATGACCCGACATTGCGACGGCACGGCGGCGCTGCTTCGCGGCTTTCTCCGGTGA